The following coding sequences lie in one Halorarum halophilum genomic window:
- a CDS encoding amidase, whose product MSPSPPDSFDLLETTVADVHAAMEDGRVTAERLVDRYLVRIDAYDDDLNAILTVNGNARERARRLDERFERDGLVGPLHGVPLLLKDNQDTHDMPTTAGSTALAESRPPRDAFVVERLREAGAVVVAKANLQELSFGVDTISSLGGETRNAYDLDRRPSGSSGGTAAAIAANLAAVGTGSDTCSSVRSPPAFNDLVGVRPTRGLVSRTGIVPLSESQDTAGPITRTVADAARLLEVMAGYDPDDPVTATGADEVPADGYVQHLDADGLDGARVGVARQFFGPRDEERTSEADAAAVTAIVEEAVAEMSDAGATILDPVEVVDLDRLASARVLQYEFARDFDRYLSELGEAAPYDSLAEVYGTGEIAPSIAARFEEADILDVDAGTLDSNPGYLRRLRRRQELKESTLSRMVDLDLDALLYPPSRVPPVEIPEHQPFAEMNCELSAHTGLPAIVVPAGFTDDGLPVGVELLGREFAEPRLFELAYGFERATDHRRPPEGFGTLDGA is encoded by the coding sequence ATGTCCCCATCGCCCCCCGACTCGTTCGACCTCCTCGAGACGACCGTCGCCGACGTACACGCCGCGATGGAGGACGGACGAGTCACCGCCGAACGCCTCGTCGATCGCTACCTCGTCCGCATCGACGCGTACGACGACGACCTGAACGCGATCCTCACGGTGAACGGGAACGCTCGCGAGCGCGCACGCCGGCTCGACGAGCGGTTCGAGCGCGACGGCCTCGTGGGACCGCTTCATGGCGTTCCGCTGCTCCTCAAGGACAACCAGGACACCCACGACATGCCGACCACGGCGGGGTCGACCGCGCTCGCCGAGTCCAGGCCGCCGCGGGACGCGTTCGTCGTCGAGCGGCTCCGCGAGGCCGGTGCCGTCGTCGTCGCGAAGGCGAACCTGCAGGAGCTGTCGTTCGGCGTCGACACCATCAGCTCGCTCGGCGGCGAGACGCGGAACGCGTACGACCTCGACCGCCGACCGTCCGGGTCGAGCGGCGGGACGGCGGCGGCCATCGCGGCGAACCTGGCGGCCGTCGGGACGGGCTCCGACACCTGTTCGTCGGTCCGGTCACCGCCCGCGTTCAACGACCTCGTGGGCGTTCGCCCGACGAGGGGGCTGGTCAGCCGGACGGGCATCGTGCCGCTGAGCGAGAGCCAGGACACCGCCGGCCCCATCACCCGGACCGTCGCCGACGCCGCCCGGCTGCTCGAGGTCATGGCCGGCTACGACCCGGACGACCCGGTTACGGCGACCGGCGCGGACGAGGTTCCGGCGGACGGGTACGTCCAGCACCTCGACGCCGACGGGCTCGACGGCGCACGCGTCGGCGTCGCACGACAGTTCTTCGGGCCCCGGGACGAGGAGCGCACGTCCGAGGCGGACGCCGCCGCCGTCACGGCCATCGTCGAGGAGGCCGTCGCGGAGATGTCCGACGCCGGCGCGACGATACTCGACCCGGTCGAGGTCGTCGACCTCGACCGCCTCGCGAGCGCCCGCGTGCTCCAGTACGAGTTCGCCCGCGACTTCGACCGGTACCTCTCGGAGCTGGGCGAGGCGGCGCCGTACGACTCGCTTGCCGAGGTGTACGGGACGGGGGAGATCGCACCCTCCATCGCGGCGCGGTTCGAGGAGGCCGACATCCTGGATGTCGACGCCGGGACGCTGGACTCGAACCCCGGGTACCTCCGACGACTGCGGCGGCGGCAGGAACTGAAGGAGTCCACCCTCTCCCGCATGGTCGACCTCGACCTCGACGCCCTGCTGTATCCGCCGTCGAGGGTCCCGCCCGTCGAAATCCCCGAACACCAACCGTTCGCGGAGATGAACTGCGAACTCTCCGCACACACGGGACTGCCCGCCATCGTCGTCCCGGCCGGCTTCACCGACGATGGGCTCCCCGTCGGCGTCGAACTCCTCGGACGGGAGTTCGCCGAGCCGCGGCTGTTCGAGCTGGCGTACGGCTTCGAGCGCGCGACCGACCATCGACGCCCGCCGGAGGGGTTCGGAACCCTCGACGGCGCCTGA
- the ftsZ gene encoding cell division protein FtsZ encodes MDSIVEDAIDEAEGEGQSADANAGASQDESTSGVSEPADSAPTSGKMTDEQLEDVLQDLQTNITVVGCGGAGGNTVNRMAEEGIHGAKLVAANTDVQHLVNIEADTKILMGQDKTKGRGAGSLPQVGEEAAIESQEEIRESISGSDMVFVTAGLGGGTGTGSAPVVAKAAREIGALTIAIVTTPFTAEGEVRRTNAEAGLERLRDVADTVIVVPNDRLLDAVGKLPVRQAFKISDEVLMRSVKGITELITKPGLVNLDFADVRTVMEKGGVAMIGLGESDSDTKAQESVQSALRSPLLDVDISGANSALVNVTGGSDMSIEEAEGVVEEIYDRIDPDARIIWGTSIDEELEGTMRTMIVVTGVESPQIYGRNDVAQAKAEEKLEDIDYVE; translated from the coding sequence ATGGACTCTATCGTCGAGGACGCGATCGACGAGGCCGAAGGGGAGGGGCAGTCCGCCGACGCCAACGCGGGGGCGTCGCAGGACGAGTCCACCTCGGGGGTCTCGGAACCCGCCGACAGCGCTCCCACCTCGGGCAAGATGACCGACGAACAGCTGGAGGACGTTCTCCAGGACCTCCAGACGAACATCACCGTCGTCGGCTGCGGCGGCGCGGGCGGTAACACGGTGAACCGGATGGCCGAGGAGGGCATCCACGGCGCGAAGCTCGTCGCGGCCAACACCGACGTCCAGCACCTCGTGAACATCGAGGCCGACACGAAGATCCTCATGGGGCAGGACAAGACGAAGGGCCGCGGCGCGGGCTCGCTCCCCCAGGTCGGCGAGGAGGCCGCGATCGAATCCCAGGAGGAGATCCGCGAGTCCATCTCCGGCTCCGACATGGTGTTCGTCACCGCCGGCCTCGGCGGCGGCACCGGCACCGGCTCGGCGCCCGTCGTCGCGAAGGCGGCCCGCGAGATCGGCGCGCTCACCATCGCCATCGTCACGACCCCGTTCACGGCGGAGGGCGAGGTCCGGCGCACGAACGCGGAAGCAGGCCTCGAGCGACTCCGCGACGTGGCGGACACGGTCATCGTCGTCCCCAACGACCGCCTCCTCGACGCCGTCGGAAAGCTCCCCGTCCGGCAGGCGTTCAAGATCTCCGACGAGGTGCTGATGCGCTCGGTGAAGGGCATCACCGAACTCATCACCAAGCCCGGCCTCGTGAACCTCGACTTCGCCGACGTCCGCACCGTCATGGAGAAGGGCGGCGTCGCGATGATCGGCCTCGGCGAGTCCGACTCCGACACCAAGGCCCAGGAGTCCGTCCAGTCGGCCCTCCGCTCCCCGCTGCTCGACGTCGACATCTCCGGCGCGAACTCCGCGCTGGTGAACGTCACCGGCGGCTCGGACATGAGCATCGAGGAGGCCGAGGGCGTCGTTGAGGAGATCTACGACCGGATCGACCCCGACGCCCGCATCATCTGGGGGACCTCGATCGACGAGGAACTCGAGGGCACGATGCGGACGATGATCGTCGTCACGGGCGTCGAGTCGCCCCAGATATACGGGCGAAACGACGTGGCGCAGGCGAAGGCGGAGGAGAAACTCGAGGACATCGACTACGTGGAATAG
- a CDS encoding sodium:calcium antiporter has translation MRSRLRHPLMALFGGVMLTVPWVYIWATGGAGALPTLTRVAVSGVAVLGASFLLAWGAETAEKDVPRAFAIAVLAVLAVAPEYAVDALYAWQAGAGDPAAGNLAVANMTGANRILIGIGWSGIALFSIYRAYGGSDDANVVTKDGALGDYVRLDRSIALEILFLFIATLYAFFVPLGGGIGAVDTIVLVGLYVTYIAVIVRGDVEEVEEQVGVPAYLQERVRNVRVPAVLLLFGYSGFLIFTAVEPFAHGLEELGLQYGIPEFFMIQWIAPLASESPELIVTAYLVNKARSTAAFNALISSKLNQWTLLIGTLVVVYSISLGSYGVLEFDPKQAAEIWLTAAQSFFALAILINFRISVREAVVLLVLFLSQVVIEFVFIRTYPEALAEQYSIYLLLAYTAVYVVATLGLLTRRRQELREIVRITGDTVREAWGGTGSGHSAD, from the coding sequence ATGAGGTCACGGCTTCGACACCCCCTGATGGCACTGTTCGGGGGGGTAATGCTGACCGTTCCGTGGGTGTACATCTGGGCGACGGGCGGGGCGGGAGCCCTCCCGACGCTCACGCGCGTGGCGGTGAGCGGCGTCGCGGTTCTCGGGGCGTCGTTCCTCCTCGCGTGGGGGGCCGAAACCGCCGAGAAGGACGTGCCTAGGGCGTTCGCCATCGCGGTGCTCGCGGTGCTCGCGGTCGCGCCGGAGTACGCCGTGGACGCGCTGTACGCCTGGCAGGCGGGGGCCGGCGACCCGGCCGCCGGCAACCTCGCGGTCGCCAACATGACCGGCGCGAACCGCATCCTGATCGGCATCGGCTGGTCCGGCATCGCGCTGTTCTCCATCTACCGGGCGTACGGTGGCAGTGACGACGCGAACGTCGTGACGAAAGACGGGGCGCTCGGCGACTACGTCCGTCTCGACCGCAGCATCGCCCTGGAGATCCTCTTCCTGTTCATCGCGACCCTCTACGCGTTCTTCGTCCCCCTCGGAGGCGGTATCGGCGCGGTCGACACCATCGTGCTCGTCGGGTTGTACGTCACCTACATCGCCGTCATCGTCCGCGGCGACGTCGAGGAGGTCGAGGAGCAGGTCGGCGTCCCGGCGTACCTCCAGGAGCGGGTCAGGAACGTGCGGGTCCCCGCGGTGTTGCTGCTGTTCGGCTACTCGGGCTTCCTCATCTTCACCGCCGTCGAGCCGTTCGCCCACGGCCTCGAGGAACTCGGGCTCCAGTACGGCATCCCCGAGTTCTTCATGATCCAGTGGATCGCGCCGCTGGCCAGCGAGAGTCCGGAGCTCATCGTCACCGCCTACCTCGTGAACAAGGCGCGCTCGACGGCGGCGTTCAACGCGCTCATCTCCTCGAAGCTGAACCAGTGGACGCTGCTCATCGGGACGCTCGTGGTCGTGTACAGCATCTCGCTCGGGAGCTACGGCGTGCTGGAGTTCGACCCGAAGCAGGCCGCCGAGATCTGGCTCACGGCCGCACAGAGCTTCTTCGCGCTGGCGATCCTCATCAACTTCCGCATCTCCGTCCGCGAGGCGGTGGTGTTGCTCGTGCTGTTCCTCTCCCAGGTCGTCATCGAGTTCGTCTTCATCCGGACGTACCCCGAGGCACTCGCCGAGCAGTACTCCATCTACCTCCTGCTCGCCTACACCGCCGTCTACGTCGTCGCCACGCTGGGGCTGCTCACCCGGCGCCGGCAGGAACTCCGCGAGATCGTCCGGATCACCGGGGACACCGTGCGCGAGGCCTGGGGGGGTACCGGCTCCGGGCACTCGGCCGACTGA
- a CDS encoding protein translocase SEC61 complex subunit gamma, protein MDVKYDLTSYVRVLKLASTPSWGEFSQIAKIAGAGIFLVGFLGFVIFAIMSFLPGGV, encoded by the coding sequence ATGGACGTCAAGTACGACCTGACCAGCTACGTGCGGGTGCTCAAACTGGCGAGCACGCCATCCTGGGGGGAGTTCTCCCAGATCGCGAAGATCGCCGGCGCCGGCATCTTCCTCGTCGGCTTCCTCGGGTTCGTCATCTTCGCCATCATGTCGTTCCTCCCCGGGGGTGTCTGA
- a CDS encoding D-aminoacyl-tRNA deacylase: MIAVVVSRADSASEHIGERLLALADWTAHEDGTRPDADGGGTYHRTTVDGTDVELRSFDDLHIHLDDPTPAFSAQPEYIVFVSRHSGDTGPLLTCHFTGNFGDAEYGGADGAFAPACPGVQRALVAGFSEHAPDGYDVAVECTHHGPTDVAVPSLFAELGSDEAEWDDPAGAEAVARAVLDLPGRDVTVAVDDDEDPRHLVGFGGGHYAPRFTRVIEETAWGVGHVASDWQLDELGHPAESRDTLAAAFAASDARFALVDGDHPTLERALSDLGGVDGRGAPGDGVGPDVRVVSETWVREVGDRPLDLVAGLEADLRPVDDGLRFGEPRATGYDVFDLPGGLLAEAQGIDADATRAAVERHAVAFETSENGTRVDGRAALPGAASRDDLVADLAAVLRRKYDEVSRREGAVIARVAAFDPAAAAERGVPEGPKFGRLAAGDDVEVDGETVRATAVRREREERFEL, encoded by the coding sequence GTGATCGCCGTCGTCGTCTCCCGCGCGGACAGCGCCTCCGAGCACATCGGCGAGCGCCTGCTCGCGCTCGCCGACTGGACCGCTCACGAGGACGGAACCCGTCCGGACGCCGACGGCGGGGGAACGTACCACCGGACGACGGTCGACGGCACCGACGTCGAACTCCGCTCGTTCGACGACCTCCACATCCACCTGGACGACCCGACACCGGCGTTCTCGGCGCAGCCGGAGTACATCGTGTTCGTCTCGCGGCACTCGGGCGACACCGGGCCGCTCCTCACCTGCCACTTCACGGGCAACTTCGGCGACGCCGAGTACGGCGGCGCGGACGGCGCGTTCGCCCCCGCCTGTCCCGGCGTCCAGCGCGCGCTCGTCGCCGGGTTCTCGGAGCACGCACCGGACGGCTACGACGTCGCGGTCGAGTGCACCCACCACGGCCCGACCGACGTCGCGGTTCCGTCGCTGTTCGCGGAACTCGGCAGCGACGAGGCAGAGTGGGACGACCCGGCGGGCGCCGAGGCGGTCGCGCGGGCCGTCCTCGACCTCCCGGGCCGCGACGTGACGGTCGCCGTCGACGACGACGAGGATCCCCGCCACCTCGTCGGCTTCGGCGGCGGGCACTATGCCCCGCGGTTTACCCGGGTGATCGAGGAGACCGCGTGGGGCGTCGGCCACGTCGCATCCGACTGGCAATTGGACGAACTCGGTCACCCCGCCGAGAGCCGCGACACGCTCGCCGCCGCGTTCGCGGCCAGCGACGCGCGCTTCGCGCTCGTCGACGGCGACCACCCGACGCTAGAGCGCGCGCTCTCCGACCTGGGTGGCGTGGACGGCCGCGGCGCCCCCGGCGACGGCGTCGGTCCGGACGTCCGCGTCGTCAGCGAGACGTGGGTGCGCGAGGTGGGCGACCGGCCGCTCGACCTCGTGGCCGGCCTCGAGGCCGACCTCCGGCCCGTCGACGACGGCCTCCGGTTCGGCGAACCGCGGGCGACCGGCTACGATGTGTTCGACCTCCCCGGGGGCCTGCTCGCCGAGGCGCAGGGCATCGACGCCGACGCGACGCGGGCCGCGGTCGAGCGGCACGCCGTCGCGTTCGAGACCAGCGAGAACGGGACCCGGGTGGACGGTCGAGCCGCCCTCCCCGGGGCGGCGTCGCGGGACGACCTCGTGGCCGACCTCGCCGCGGTGCTCAGACGGAAGTACGACGAGGTTTCGCGGCGCGAGGGCGCCGTGATCGCCCGGGTCGCGGCGTTCGACCCGGCCGCCGCCGCAGAGCGCGGGGTGCCCGAGGGACCGAAGTTCGGACGGCTCGCGGCAGGCGACGACGTCGAGGTGGACGGCGAGACGGTTCGAGCCACGGCCGTGCGTCGCGAGCGCGAGGAGCGGTTCGAGCTCTGA